A stretch of Christensenellaceae bacterium DNA encodes these proteins:
- a CDS encoding esterase: MDIECVKKFFEMDRFVKNLGIVIDSAREGECSCSAPIEDKHLNAGNVVQGGMLFTIADFTFAVAANCKHGNVVSLSNNITYNRPPKGKVLKAHAREISATRRTCLYEVKIYDDLDTQVAYMTATGFIKEGSIGL, from the coding sequence GTGGATATTGAATGTGTAAAGAAATTTTTTGAGATGGACCGGTTTGTTAAAAACCTTGGCATTGTGATCGACAGCGCGCGGGAAGGCGAGTGTAGCTGCAGCGCACCGATTGAGGATAAACACCTGAATGCGGGCAACGTCGTGCAGGGGGGGATGCTTTTTACGATAGCGGACTTTACCTTTGCCGTCGCCGCCAACTGCAAGCATGGCAATGTGGTATCTCTTTCAAACAATATTACATATAACCGCCCGCCGAAAGGGAAAGTGTTAAAGGCGCATGCAAGGGAGATTTCGGCGACGCGGCGGACTTGTCTTTACGAGGTGAAGATTTATGACGATCTTGATACGCAGGTCGCATATATGACGGCGACGGGCTTTATCAAGGAGGGAAGCATCGGCCTTTGA
- a CDS encoding MFS transporter: MKSQNKFLPLFAGAIIQLCIGIIYIWSIFQPSVMEYYSWSAADASVTFSIMLATFVLGIVLGGRLNDKKGPRPVVFLGGAMFVAGILLSSFVPQDMPWLIYVFYGGMAGFGVGAAYTSTISCAQKWFLDKKGFATGIIVCTFGASTVVFTPIANTLLKTVGVSQTFLVLAIIFAVIILIFGWFVRNPSKEYMDAFHVALPDLSRQKQYTPLEMVKTKYYYFIFLSMMLITPAYFIINPLLKSLGELRSLTEAAALAGVMVTGIASAAGRLLAPWLSDRIGRRNVIFVLYIITLVCILLLTFAQSYLFIVLIALVSFAFGGSAGVFPAVTADYFGIKNNGVNYGLIMIAFAVSGLLFPAIAKIVTIDGIPTPWTFIIPAAGCIVGIIVTAFLKKDAAKKAKA; encoded by the coding sequence TTGAAATCACAGAACAAGTTTCTGCCGCTTTTTGCGGGCGCAATCATCCAGCTTTGTATCGGTATTATTTATATCTGGAGTATCTTCCAGCCGTCGGTTATGGAATATTATTCCTGGAGCGCGGCGGACGCTTCCGTAACCTTTTCCATCATGCTTGCTACCTTTGTCCTCGGAATCGTTCTCGGCGGGCGCTTAAACGATAAAAAGGGACCGCGTCCCGTCGTCTTTTTGGGCGGCGCCATGTTCGTTGCCGGCATCCTGCTCTCCTCGTTCGTCCCGCAGGATATGCCTTGGCTCATTTACGTCTTTTACGGCGGAATGGCAGGTTTTGGCGTGGGCGCCGCCTATACGTCCACGATTTCCTGTGCACAGAAGTGGTTCCTCGATAAGAAAGGGTTTGCAACGGGCATTATCGTATGTACTTTCGGCGCTTCGACCGTTGTTTTTACTCCCATTGCCAATACGCTGCTTAAAACAGTCGGCGTTTCGCAGACTTTCCTGGTCCTCGCCATTATCTTTGCGGTGATCATCCTCATCTTTGGCTGGTTTGTCAGAAATCCGTCCAAGGAATATATGGACGCGTTCCATGTGGCGCTTCCCGACCTTTCCAGGCAAAAACAGTATACGCCCCTTGAAATGGTCAAAACAAAATACTATTATTTTATTTTCCTTTCCATGATGCTGATCACGCCCGCTTATTTCATCATCAATCCTCTGCTCAAATCGCTGGGCGAGCTGCGCAGCCTGACGGAAGCGGCGGCTCTTGCAGGCGTTATGGTAACGGGTATCGCTTCTGCCGCGGGCAGGCTTCTTGCTCCGTGGCTTTCCGACAGGATCGGGCGCAGGAACGTGATCTTTGTTCTCTACATTATTACGCTCGTGTGTATCCTGCTTTTAACGTTTGCGCAAAGTTATTTGTTCATTGTGCTCATCGCCCTGGTATCCTTTGCTTTCGGCGGCAGTGCAGGCGTGTTTCCAGCCGTCACAGCAGATTACTTCGGTATCAAAAACAACGGCGTCAACTATGGACTCATTATGATCGCCTTTGCCGTTTCAGGGCTTTTGTTCCCTGCAATTGCCAAGATCGTTACCATCGACGGTATTCCCACGCCATGGACGTTTATCATTCCGGCGGCAGGCTGTATTGTTGGTATCATCGTGACCGCATTCCTCAAAAAGGATGCCGCGAAAAAAGCAAAGGCTTAA
- a CDS encoding GTP pyrophosphokinase, translating into MDIFKYVDEVVDYYETVQYKYKNIAHDLKHMLENVIVKNSEFTLNVSYRVKELDSVREKLIRNSYYRMHTSKEEIVANIQDIIGIRIECKFNEDEQYVYKLMLKMFDKTDDQIFYYNSKFPKMRFKLNEKQPVKQKNGFDIYKIDARYEDNKGQEDEIRVNFEIQIKSMINMFWGEIEHRIIYKNPSYFMVEQQVIENLVSIKENLNLVDHQLHDLYKRYKRDNSSKLHYRKETIENIISKLVHDTIARKMKNDLGFVVQFKESCDSIIDYIFIVNNAAQMEDYGRVLTDIFYITSNMTGEEMDFRESIDLEHGFNTGDQFIDTVGTTIQKLMNVDFNWHLYCMILFKLERGTNVDDLETFIRYYKGRLTANAELYKLEEVFPEETAQKIKTDLINEMGYVFRRHADIALLYSAGIKELTRALKKTVDNIIKDKPDWNKEKSIYLLYLNNSVNLDELN; encoded by the coding sequence ATGGATATATTCAAATATGTGGACGAAGTCGTCGATTATTATGAGACAGTCCAGTATAAATACAAAAATATCGCGCATGATCTAAAGCATATGCTTGAGAATGTTATTGTCAAAAACTCTGAGTTTACGCTCAATGTTTCATACCGCGTCAAGGAGCTTGACAGCGTTCGGGAAAAGCTGATCCGCAACAGCTATTACCGCATGCATACGTCAAAAGAGGAAATCGTCGCCAATATACAGGACATCATCGGCATTCGTATCGAATGTAAGTTCAACGAGGACGAGCAATACGTATATAAACTGATGCTCAAGATGTTCGATAAAACGGACGACCAGATATTTTATTATAATTCCAAATTTCCCAAAATGCGCTTCAAACTGAATGAGAAGCAGCCCGTGAAACAGAAGAACGGTTTCGATATTTACAAGATCGACGCGCGTTACGAGGATAACAAGGGGCAGGAAGACGAGATACGCGTCAATTTTGAGATACAGATCAAGTCCATGATCAATATGTTCTGGGGCGAGATCGAGCACCGGATTATTTATAAGAACCCGTCGTACTTCATGGTGGAGCAGCAGGTCATCGAAAATCTGGTGTCCATCAAGGAAAACCTGAACCTTGTCGATCATCAATTGCATGATTTATACAAGCGTTACAAACGCGACAACAGCTCCAAGCTGCATTACCGCAAGGAAACCATTGAAAATATCATTTCCAAGCTGGTGCACGATACGATCGCGCGCAAGATGAAAAACGACCTCGGTTTTGTGGTACAGTTTAAAGAGAGCTGCGACAGCATTATCGATTATATTTTCATTGTCAACAATGCGGCACAGATGGAAGATTACGGGAGGGTGCTGACGGATATTTTCTATATCACCAGCAACATGACGGGTGAGGAGATGGATTTCCGCGAGTCGATCGACTTAGAGCACGGCTTTAATACAGGAGACCAGTTCATCGATACGGTGGGCACCACCATCCAGAAGCTGATGAATGTGGACTTTAACTGGCACCTTTATTGCATGATCCTCTTTAAGCTGGAACGCGGCACCAATGTGGACGATTTGGAGACGTTCATCCGTTATTACAAAGGGCGGCTGACGGCAAACGCGGAGCTTTACAAGCTCGAGGAGGTTTTCCCTGAGGAAACCGCGCAAAAGATCAAGACCGACCTGATCAACGAAATGGGCTATGTGTTCCGCCGTCACGCGGATATTGCGCTTTTATACAGCGCCGGTATCAAGGAGCTGACGCGGGCGCTGAAAAAGACGGTGGACAATATCATCAAGGACAAGCCCGACTGGAACAAGGAAAAGTCCATTTATCTGCTGTATCTCAACAACAGCGTGAACCTGGACGAGCTCAATTGA
- a CDS encoding WYL domain-containing protein, producing the protein MSDKTTSTERQLFILSLLAQKKSGYTIGEIIDSLKRMADIDATRRMVVRDMDYISQNFFVYEEEVGGKTVYKADKYAVSDMDFSIAEVVSLYFTREVLESYKTLDIAQNALKILDKILGKMPELSRSAMENVERMIKIVPASAAQEETDEEILDAVQTAVQESRSLEIVYSSFSTGETVTRRFDPYVLEVREGCWHTIGYCHLRGALRDLRLSRMEAAKLLEDTFCMPQRFYEEYQKTRFDKLAGEKAQDIKVRFSGDAARLVKEFHAHKADRLEEVRDTVTFYKKAAVTPDLKEWILSFGAQAEVIGPPELLQAVRKEIEEMAERYKAVKK; encoded by the coding sequence ATGAGCGATAAGACGACCAGCACAGAGCGGCAGCTTTTTATATTGTCTCTGTTGGCGCAGAAAAAAAGCGGCTATACGATAGGTGAAATTATCGATTCGCTGAAGCGCATGGCGGATATAGATGCAACGCGGCGTATGGTGGTGCGGGATATGGATTATATCTCGCAGAATTTTTTCGTGTACGAGGAAGAGGTAGGGGGGAAGACCGTTTACAAGGCGGATAAATATGCGGTTTCCGACATGGATTTTTCCATTGCCGAGGTCGTGTCATTGTATTTTACGCGCGAGGTGCTAGAGTCCTATAAGACGCTGGATATTGCCCAAAACGCCCTCAAGATACTGGATAAGATTCTGGGAAAGATGCCCGAACTTTCCAGGAGCGCAATGGAAAATGTGGAGAGGATGATCAAGATCGTTCCGGCATCCGCGGCGCAGGAGGAAACGGACGAGGAAATTCTGGACGCGGTGCAGACGGCTGTGCAGGAATCGCGCAGCCTGGAAATCGTATACAGCTCGTTTTCCACGGGAGAGACGGTGACGCGCAGGTTCGACCCTTATGTGCTGGAAGTGCGCGAGGGTTGCTGGCATACCATCGGGTATTGTCATTTGCGCGGTGCGCTGCGGGATTTGAGATTGTCGCGCATGGAGGCTGCAAAACTTCTCGAGGATACTTTTTGTATGCCGCAGCGTTTTTACGAGGAATACCAGAAAACGCGTTTTGATAAGCTGGCGGGAGAAAAGGCGCAGGATATTAAGGTGCGTTTTTCCGGCGACGCCGCGCGGCTGGTAAAAGAGTTCCACGCGCACAAGGCGGACAGGCTGGAAGAGGTAAGGGATACCGTGACGTTTTATAAAAAAGCGGCGGTTACGCCCGACCTTAAAGAATGGATCCTTTCTTTTGGAGCGCAGGCCGAGGTGATAGGCCCGCCTGAACTTTTGCAAGCGGTCAGAAAAGAGATTGAGGAAATGGCGGAAAGGTATAAGGCGGTAAAAAAATGA
- the araD_2 gene encoding L-ribulose-5-phosphate 4-epimerase has translation MLEGIKIEVYKANIELEKYGLVMLRWGNISAMDDHTGYIVIKPSRIPYSKIKPDDMIVCDLEGKIIEGSHTPSSDLFTHLEIYKAFKDVRSVAHTHSKWATVFSQAGKSIPNLGTTHTDYFKYDIPVTRTMKPEEIAKDYEKNTGKVIVDAFTLKDPMTTPAVLVKNHGPFVWGKDIPQTVDNAAALEYVAEMAFYTMRLNTDAEMNEYLIDKHTERKQARTDER, from the coding sequence ATGCTCGAGGGGATTAAGATTGAGGTCTACAAGGCAAACATAGAACTTGAAAAATACGGCCTCGTCATGCTGCGGTGGGGCAACATTTCGGCGATGGACGACCACACGGGCTACATTGTTATCAAGCCCAGCCGTATTCCGTACTCCAAGATCAAGCCGGACGACATGATCGTGTGTGATCTTGAAGGCAAGATCATCGAGGGCTCGCATACGCCTTCCTCGGACCTGTTTACGCATCTTGAGATATATAAAGCGTTTAAGGACGTGCGCAGCGTGGCGCATACGCATTCCAAATGGGCGACGGTATTCTCGCAGGCGGGCAAGAGCATTCCCAACCTCGGTACTACGCATACGGATTACTTCAAATACGATATTCCGGTTACGCGCACCATGAAGCCGGAAGAAATTGCAAAAGATTATGAGAAAAACACCGGTAAGGTGATTGTGGACGCGTTTACCTTAAAGGATCCGATGACCACGCCGGCCGTGCTGGTGAAGAACCACGGTCCTTTCGTCTGGGGCAAGGACATTCCACAGACGGTCGATAACGCGGCGGCGCTGGAATATGTGGCGGAAATGGCATTTTATACGATGCGCCTTAATACGGACGCGGAAATGAACGAATATCTGATCGACAAGCACACCGAAAGGAAACAGGCCAGGACGGATGAGCGATAA